The genomic region TAAGCATTCCAAGGAGCGATCATATTTCGCTTGGATGCGCACTTCTCTTGTCAGGCGTCGTACTGTTTCAATATTATGAGAAACGACCTCAGGACGTACAGCGATCAAACGATCTAGGTTCTCCCACTGTCCCTTGAAATCGGGAATTAAAGTTTCTAAGGTTGTTTCAGGGCTTTCTCTACGAATAGCTAAAATAGTCTCCGCCCAAATCGTTGAACCTCCGTCTTTCAAATCATCACGGTCAACCGATGTAATTACACAGTGCTTTACCTGCATCAACTTCACCGAGTTTGCAACACGATTAGGCTCATCTGTATCAACTGCCAACGGACGTCCGGTGGCTACCGCACAGAAAGAACACGAACGCGTACAGATATTTCCTAAAATCATGAAAGTAGCCGTACCTGCACCCCAACACTCTCCCATGTTCGGACAGTTACCGCTTTCGCAAATCGTATGTAATTTATGCTCGTCAACCAGGCCTCTCACGTGGCGGTATTCTTTACCCACAGGAAGCTTAACACGCAACCAATCTGGTTTACGCTGTGTCTGGTTTGCTGGAATAACCGGTAGTTCAATCATAGCACAAAGGTAAACATATTTAATTTATTAGTTAGATATTAGATATAAGATTTCAGATATTAGACCAGATCCTGACAATCCTAAAATCCTTCCTTTCCTGGTTCAAGACAAGTTCTAATATCTAAAATCTAACCCCGCCCTAGGTCTAAATGCTAACGCCTCCCTACTAAATACTAATCAAACCCCAATCAAACCCGCTCGTGAGCGGGTTTGATTGGGGTATGAAAGGGTTATACATTGGGTTTATAAAGGGTTTGATCTATCGAATTCTCATTTTTGTGGTATAGCATTGTGGTGGGTGGGCGTTATGGGGCAAGGGTCTGGATAAAGTAAAATTCTAAATAAATATTCGTTCATTATTAAAATAAAAAATGTAACTTTGCACTCCGACAAAGCAGTCGGAATTCCCTCTTACTATCAGACATTTCCTTGTCTGTTTTGTCGGCAACAGTTTTTGTATTTAACAATTGAAATAAATAATAATGCCTAGAAACACCTCCATTAATTCGGTATTAATCATTGGATCTGGACCTATTGTCATCGGTCAAGCCTGTGAATTTGATTACTCAGGATCTCAAGCAGCCTTATCTTTAAAAGAAGAGGGTATTTCAGTTTCCATCATCAACTCTAACCCTGCAACCATTATGACTGATAATGTTGTAGCGGATCATGTTTACCTACTTCCATTAACATGCGAAAGTATTGAGCAGATTCTTCAAGAGCGTCAAATCGATGCTGTTCTACCTACGATGGGTGGACAGACAGCATTGAACTTGTGTATTGAGGCTTCGAATCGCGGACTTTGGGAAAAGTATAACGTGAAAGTAATCGGTGTTGATGTTGCAGCGATTGAAAAAACAGAAAACCGCGAGGAATTCCGTCAATTAATGATCGACATCGGCGTTGGGGTTGCGACTTCAAAAATCGCTAACTCTTTCTTAGAAGGTAAAGAAGCGGCACAAATCATTGGTTTCCCATTGGTTATCCGTCCTTCTTATACATTGGCTGGAACCGGAGGTGGGTTCGTACATAAGAAAGAAGATTTTGACGCAGCTTTAAATCGTGGTCTTCATGCGTCGCCAACACACGAAGTATTGGTTGAGCAAGCGGTATTAGGTTGGAAAGAATTTGAGCTCGAGTTATTGCGCGATACAAATGATAACGTAATTATCATCTGTACGATCGAGAACTTTGACCCAATGGGTATCCACACAGGAGACTCGATCACGGTAGCTCCGGGTATGACCCTATCTGACAAATGTTACCAAGATATGCGTAATCAGGCGATCAAGATGATGCGCTCGATCGGTAACTTCGCTGGCGGTTGTAACGTTCAGTTCTCCGTGAATCCGGAAAATGAAGAAATCATCGCAATCGAAATCAACCCTCGCGTATCTCGTTCTTCAGCATTAGCATCGAAAGCAACAGGTTACCCTATCGCGAAGATTGCTGCGAAATTAGCAATCGGTTATAACTTAGACGAGCTTCAGAATCAAATTACAAAAACTACTTCAGCTTATTTCGAGCCTACGTTAGACTATGTAATCGTGAAAGTTCCTCGTTTCAACTTTGATAAATTCAAAGGTGCAAATAAAGAATTAGGCTTGCAGATGAAAGCTGTTGGTGAGGTGATGGCAATCGGTCGTACATTCATCGAGGCGCTTCAAAAGGCAGCACAATCATTGGAAACTGGCCGCGCGGGTCTAGGTGCCGATGGTCGTCAATCTAGAAACTTAGAAGAAATCATGTACAGCTTGGAGCATCCAAGTGCTGATCGTCTTTTCCATATTAAAGATGCTTTCGAACTAGGTGTTCCATTGGAATCTATTCGTAAAGCAACACTTATCGACAAGTGGTTCTTGGTACAAATTCAAGAGCTAGTTCAATTAGAAGGCGAATTACGTCGCTACCAATTGAACAATATTCCTCGCGATTTCTTCATGACCTTGAAACAAAAAGGATATTCTGATTACCAAATTTCATGGTTGTTGGGGAATGTGACGGAAGATGAGGTTTATGACCGTCGTAAAGAATTAGGTATTAGTCGTGTTTATAAAATGGTGGATACTTGTGCGGCAGAATTTCCTGCACATACACCTTACTACTACTCGACTTTCGAAGATGAGAACGAATCTATCGTTTCTGATCGCAAGAAAATCATCGTATTGGGTTCAGGTCCTAACCGCATCGGTCAGGGTATCGAATTCGATTACTCATGTGTACACGGATTATTAGCTGCGAAAGAGTGTGGGTACGAAGCAATCATGGTTAACTGTAACCCTGAGACGGTTTCTACTGACTTCAACATGGCAGATAAATTATACTTTGAGCCAGTATTCTGGGAGCATGTTCGCGAAATCATCGAACTAGAAAAACCAGAAGGTGTAATCGTACAGTTAGGTGGTCAGACAGCATTGAAGATGGCTGAGCGCTTAGAAGCTTTAGGTGTGAAAATCATCGGTACTTCATTCGAGGACATGGACTTAGCGGAAGATCGCGGTCGTTTCTCGGACTTATTGAAAGATTTAGATATTCCTTATCCTAAATATGGTGTTGCTACGAATGCAGAGGAAGCATTGAAGGTGGCAAACGAAGTTGGTTACCCAGTTTTAGTACGTCCTTCATATGTATTGGGTGGACAAGGAATGAGCATCGTGATCAACGATGAGGACTTGGAGAAAGCAGTAGTTACCCTATTGAAGAGCCTTCCAGGAAACCAGATCTTAATTGACCATTTCTTAGACAGAGCGGAAGAAGCAGAATCGGATTCCATCTGTGATGGTGAAGATGTACACATCATCGGTATGATGGAGCACATTGAGCCTGCAGGTATCCACTCGGGCGACTCATCGGCGGTATTGCCTCCATTCAGCCTATCAGAAGCTGTTCAACAAAAGATGGAAGAGTATTCGATCAAACTAGCGAAAGCGTTGAATGTGAAAGGTTTATTGAATATCCAATTTGCGATCAAAGATGAGAACGTATATGTAATTGAGGCGAACCCTCGTGCATCACGTACAGTTCCTTTCATCGCGAAGGCATACGATGTTCCTTACATCAATATCGCTACGAAAGTGATGTTGGGCGAAAACAAGTTGAAAGACTTTACCATCGTTCGTAAGTTAAAAGGATATGCAATCAAAGAACCTGTGTTCTCATTCTCGAAATTCCCTGAGGTTGATAAACAATTAGGTCCTGAGATGAAATCAACTGGTGAAGCAATTCGTTTCATCAAAGATTTGAACGATCCTCACTTTAGAGAATTGTACAGTCAAAAATCAATGTTTTTAAATGCACAGTAGACGTTAGATTTAAGACATTAGATATAAGAACCTGCAGCAATGCAGGTTTTTTTGTTTTTAGGGTTGTCAATTTTTGAGAAAGGGGGATTCTATTAAGCTGTCTATTTTTGGGAAAGAAGGGTGGCTTTAGTCGGGTGTGTTTGCTGGAAAGAAGGGCGCTTTGTCTGAACCAGGAAAGGAAGGGTTTAAGGATTGTCAGGATCGGGCATGGCGTATGAATGGCCTGCATAGGTCTTTATACTAAGTACTAACTACTAAATACTATTCCTGAACCAGGAAAGGAAGGATGCAAGGATTGTCAGGATCGGATTGAAATGCAGTGTCATGGAGAAAGAATGAGCAGGATCCTGTTTATCCTTTCATCCTTCCTTTCTTGGTTCAAAGACAAAACATCCTGACAAACGTCACATCCTTCCTTTCTAAACCGAAAGTTCAGTCTAGATATTAAGCGGAAATAAAAAAAACCTGCACTGCTGCAGGTTCTTATATCTAAAATCTAATGTCTAATATCTAAAACTTTCACACACCTAAAACCCACATTATTTGTTGGAGAGTTGACCTCTCCTTTTCCTCGGCTGCCGGCTTTATAGCGTTCGCAGTATTGATCGTTACAGAGGAAGGAGCCGCCACGCTGTACGCGTTTTACGGCGCCGGGTTCTTGTGGGTCATAAGATTCGGCAGGACCTTTTGGGTTTTCTTTTGGGGAATTTGCGTAGTAATCTGGTCGGTAAAAATCGGAACACCATTCCCACACATTGCCCTCCATGTCATATAGTCCATAAAGGTTTGGTGGGAAAGATTTCACAGGAGCAGTGCTTTCATAGCCGTCTTCTTTGCTGTTATGGGTTGGAAAGGTTCCTTGGAAGATATTGGCCATCCATTCACCATGTGGCGTTTTTTCGGATCCCCAATAATAGGTTTCATCGCTGTGTTTTCCCTCTTTTGCAGCGAATTCCCATTCGGCTTCGGTTGGCAATCGCTTTCCTGCCCATTTTGCATAGGCTTCAGCATCTTCATACGCTAATTGGGTGACAGGGTGATCGCCTTTCCCCTCTATACTGCTTTCGGGGCCTTCAGGATGACGCCAATTTGCTCCGGGGATATAATCCCACCATTGAAGGTGGTTCTGCATTCCCTGCACCTTATTTGGCGCTTTGAACACTGCAGATCCCGGAACAAGCACCTTTGGATCAACATTCGGAAAATCTTTCGGATCTAAAGGACGTTCTGCTACTGTAATATATCCGGTGGCTTCTACAAATGCAGCATATTGATCATTCGTGACTTCATGCTCATCCATATAGAATGGTGACAGCGTTACTTCGTGAACAGGCTTTGCATCTGCGAAATTTGAAGAGCCCATCTGAAAGGTTCCTCCTTTTATGTAAACCATCTTGACGGTATCTTTTCCCTGTTGTGCAATATTGGCGTTTTTAATCGCCGTAGCACGCGATGGAACGGCCTCAGCATGACAGATCATCTGTGAGGAATCCACTGTAATGGGCTGTTGAGCGAAACCTGGCAATATAGTAGTCGAAGCAATTAAGATAGTGAAGATGAGTTTTCCCATAGATGTAGGCTTTTGCTAGTAATCAATACAAATATAATAGGCTTTTTTAGAATTGAAAGAAATAGTCTACCAATTTAGTAGCATTTCTTACTTAGGGGATGAATTAGCCCAAACATAAAGTAAAAATAGTATTTGCACAAAAAAAGGGGGTTTCCAATAAATTGGAAACCCCCTCTACATTCTTTCAGATTCTACAAGCTATATGACCTATGATTAGGAAGTCCTACTCTAAGGTCTAATATCTTCAATCTAATATCTATTCTTACTGAACATTCAGTTGAACATCTTTTTTGGTCTCTACTTTAGCGCGGATTCCAGTGTTACCACCGCCATTTAAAGTCATGTCATGAGGTTTATTGGTTTTCCAGTTGCCTCTAGTGAAGTCAGGGATATCCACTGTTCTGCTGTTTTTAGCTACCGACTGAACACTCAAAGGAACTACAGCACTCCAAGATGCACCATCATATACAGTTTGATCCAATGGAAGACCATTTCTTAGACAGTCGATTAAACGCCAGTCCATCATAAAGTCCATACCACCGTGACCTCCAACTTGTTTCGCTTGCTCACCGATGAACTTCACTAACTCTGGTGTGTATTTGTCGTATAACGCTTTCAACTCCTCAGGCTTAATATAGCTGTGTCCGAATGCAATACCTTCTTTAGGATATTTCTGCGCGAAACCTTTTGTACCGCTCAATAAGTGGATACGGGAGTACGGACGAGGTGAAGTAACATCATGTTGGATCATCATCGTTTTACCTTTTTCTGTTTTGATCAAGGTTGTATCCATATTTCCTCTATAGCGTTTGCCAACAAATTCTTGGAAGAATGAATCTTTACCTGCCAACTCACGCGCTTTATCCGCCATCATGAAGTCGTTAGATTGCATAGCAACAAGATGATTCATTTTGTCACCGCAGTTGATATTCAAACATTGAGCGATTGGACCAATACCATGCGTTGGGTATAAGTTACCATTCATCTTTATGTTTTCGCGCAATCTCCACATATTATCATAACCGTTCTTGTTGAAGTTAAGGTCTAATAAGTCGTGGATATATGCACCTTCTGCATGTACTAATTCACCGAACATGC from Sphingobacterium sp. BN32 harbors:
- the lipA gene encoding lipoyl synthase, translating into MIELPVIPANQTQRKPDWLRVKLPVGKEYRHVRGLVDEHKLHTICESGNCPNMGECWGAGTATFMILGNICTRSCSFCAVATGRPLAVDTDEPNRVANSVKLMQVKHCVITSVDRDDLKDGGSTIWAETILAIRRESPETTLETLIPDFKGQWENLDRLIAVRPEVVSHNIETVRRLTREVRIQAKYDRSLECLRRIAAAGLRTKSGIMLGFGETEEDVVETMQDLYDAGVNILTIGQYLQPTKAHHPVVEWVTPETFEKYKEIGLKMGFKYVESGPLVRSSYHAEKHLFDMQ
- the carB gene encoding carbamoyl-phosphate synthase large subunit, producing MPRNTSINSVLIIGSGPIVIGQACEFDYSGSQAALSLKEEGISVSIINSNPATIMTDNVVADHVYLLPLTCESIEQILQERQIDAVLPTMGGQTALNLCIEASNRGLWEKYNVKVIGVDVAAIEKTENREEFRQLMIDIGVGVATSKIANSFLEGKEAAQIIGFPLVIRPSYTLAGTGGGFVHKKEDFDAALNRGLHASPTHEVLVEQAVLGWKEFELELLRDTNDNVIIICTIENFDPMGIHTGDSITVAPGMTLSDKCYQDMRNQAIKMMRSIGNFAGGCNVQFSVNPENEEIIAIEINPRVSRSSALASKATGYPIAKIAAKLAIGYNLDELQNQITKTTSAYFEPTLDYVIVKVPRFNFDKFKGANKELGLQMKAVGEVMAIGRTFIEALQKAAQSLETGRAGLGADGRQSRNLEEIMYSLEHPSADRLFHIKDAFELGVPLESIRKATLIDKWFLVQIQELVQLEGELRRYQLNNIPRDFFMTLKQKGYSDYQISWLLGNVTEDEVYDRRKELGISRVYKMVDTCAAEFPAHTPYYYSTFEDENESIVSDRKKIIVLGSGPNRIGQGIEFDYSCVHGLLAAKECGYEAIMVNCNPETVSTDFNMADKLYFEPVFWEHVREIIELEKPEGVIVQLGGQTALKMAERLEALGVKIIGTSFEDMDLAEDRGRFSDLLKDLDIPYPKYGVATNAEEALKVANEVGYPVLVRPSYVLGGQGMSIVINDEDLEKAVVTLLKSLPGNQILIDHFLDRAEEAESDSICDGEDVHIIGMMEHIEPAGIHSGDSSAVLPPFSLSEAVQQKMEEYSIKLAKALNVKGLLNIQFAIKDENVYVIEANPRASRTVPFIAKAYDVPYINIATKVMLGENKLKDFTIVRKLKGYAIKEPVFSFSKFPEVDKQLGPEMKSTGEAIRFIKDLNDPHFRELYSQKSMFLNAQ
- a CDS encoding formylglycine-generating enzyme family protein codes for the protein MGKLIFTILIASTTILPGFAQQPITVDSSQMICHAEAVPSRATAIKNANIAQQGKDTVKMVYIKGGTFQMGSSNFADAKPVHEVTLSPFYMDEHEVTNDQYAAFVEATGYITVAERPLDPKDFPNVDPKVLVPGSAVFKAPNKVQGMQNHLQWWDYIPGANWRHPEGPESSIEGKGDHPVTQLAYEDAEAYAKWAGKRLPTEAEWEFAAKEGKHSDETYYWGSEKTPHGEWMANIFQGTFPTHNSKEDGYESTAPVKSFPPNLYGLYDMEGNVWEWCSDFYRPDYYANSPKENPKGPAESYDPQEPGAVKRVQRGGSFLCNDQYCERYKAGSRGKGEVNSPTNNVGFRCVKVLDIRH
- a CDS encoding Gfo/Idh/MocA family protein, which gives rise to MNNSRRDFLKKAGLLSSVAITLPSLQNEVFASQNFNMSGFAAPKIDKVKVAIIGLGMRGPGAVDRISYIEGAEIVALCDRHADGVTKAQTILTKKGLKEAKAYSGEDGWKTMLKNEELDLVYICTPWEYHAPMAIEAMKSGAHAATEVPIGLTIAEIWEVVKTSEATKKHCMMLENCCYDFFEMLTLNMTRQGMFGELVHAEGAYIHDLLDLNFNKNGYDNMWRLRENIKMNGNLYPTHGIGPIAQCLNINCGDKMNHLVAMQSNDFMMADKARELAGKDSFFQEFVGKRYRGNMDTTLIKTEKGKTMMIQHDVTSPRPYSRIHLLSGTKGFAQKYPKEGIAFGHSYIKPEELKALYDKYTPELVKFIGEQAKQVGGHGGMDFMMDWRLIDCLRNGLPLDQTVYDGASWSAVVPLSVQSVAKNSRTVDIPDFTRGNWKTNKPHDMTLNGGGNTGIRAKVETKKDVQLNVQ